In uncultured Fusobacterium sp., the DNA window AAAAGTAATTCATTTAAATTAAAAATTTCTTAAGCAATGGAGGGAAATATGCAGACTACAAGATGGTTAGATAGAGAAAGTAATAGATTTGATGAAATAATAAATAGAATTCTTGCTTTTAGAGAAAATGAAGATATAGAAACTGGAGAAAAAAACTTCAAAATAGATAAAGTTTTTCCAGAAAATAAAACTATAACATTAAATTCAAGAGAATTAACATTTAATAAATTAAATGTTAGTTATGATATAGTAGATGCTGGAGAACAACCAGAAGAAGACAGAACTACTAAAAGAGAAGATTTTTTAATAGTTTATACTACTGGAATTAATGTAAACTATATTATTAATAAGAATACTGCTGCTTCAACATTAATAAGAAAGTTAAATGGATATACTGGAAAAAACCAACTTAAAAAAAATATGATTGAATTAGATAGTGATTTTTTTATATGGCTTATTAGTAAAGTATATAATAGAGAAAATAGTATAGAAGTATCAGAAAATACTGATATTCAAATAAATAGTATAAAGGGGTTGAAAGGAAATACGGATGATTTATTAAATAAAGTAACTGCTGATGGAAAAACGATAATGAATGTAATAAGTACTTTATCGTTCTTGTTGGAAAGCAATAATATAAGTCAGATAAAAACAGATATAGAATATAAAGAGCATCAACATATATCTTTAACTTTAAATAAAACTTCAACTATTGATACAGATTTAAAAGATTATACTGGTATCTTATTGGGGAAAGAAAAGGAATTGGCATTTTCAGAATTATTATTAACAATTTATATAGAATTAATACCTAATCTTTTCCGAGTATATCAACAAGAAAAAAGAGAAGAGGCATGGGGAGCTCAAAAATACATTGAATTTATAGAAAAAGTTGGAAAGGATGTTTCTGAAAGAATAAAAGAGAAAGTAAAAAGTTATAAAGAATGATATAAATAAATTAAAAGAGAATCAGTAAAATGGTTCTCTTTTTTTATGCTAAAAAATAGGAGGTGAGTCCATGGCAAAGTCTAAATGGGAGACTCATGTAAAAGATAGATTAATTGAAGTTGAAGGTTGGGCTAGAGATGGGCTCACTGATGAACAGATAGCAAAGAATTTAGGGATAAGTATTCAAACATTTTATACTTATAAAGAAAAGTATCTTGAGTTTTTTGAGTCCCTAAAAAGAGGAAAAGAAGTTGTAGACAGAGAAGTTGAAAATGCTTTATTAAAAAGAGCATTAGGTTATAACTATGTGGAAGAAACTACTGAAGAGTTACCAAATGGGACTACTAAGTCTAAAACTGTAATTAAACATATTCCAG includes these proteins:
- a CDS encoding transposase encodes the protein MAKSKWETHVKDRLIEVEGWARDGLTDEQIAKNLGISIQTFYTYKEKYLEFFESLKRGKEVVDREVENALLKRALGYNYVEETTEELPNGTTKSKTVIKHIPGDTTAQIFWLKNRKPDVWRDKTAIEHSGEIKGDNPFSNLTTEELKKVIFGDK